From the genome of Asterias rubens chromosome 13, eAstRub1.3, whole genome shotgun sequence:
ATGTCTTTTTAATTCTGAATAAATACTATTAAAAATAATAGAAACAAATGTTTGATTTAATTTCAGTTCCTGATGGAGATTGCAAGACAGAAGAACAACAATCCTCTCCCAGCCATAAAACCTCACAATGGACCACGCCTTCCTCCTGACAGGTACTGTCTGTCTGCATCAAACTACCGACTCAGGCCACTCCACAAAAGGGTAATAATCTCAAGAATAATGTCATGTCAATAATTGCTTTCTCATTCAAGAAATAGATGTCTAAGATGACACAAAACTGAATACATTTAGCTTGTAATGCTGCCATTTGTTTATTTGACAGAATGCAAACAAAACCCCTTTTTAAGAAAAGCAACATGGAGCCAAAAAGTTCTCAGTTcaacaattattaattaatttaatatttttttcttttttgacagGCAACCTTGACCATGCCTTCCCGATTATCATTAAGCTCAGGTAAGATATATGTCAAATTAAATCCAGAGTTGTCTGGACTGCTATgataaatggaaaaaaatgacaaagatgAGGACAGGCCtagcagaaatgagtaggataccagtcaaaaattgtaaacatgtCATTTTATTTTGGCTTGTAACTCTGTTCTCGTTAACATTATTTTggtgtgctaagctactttttgtgcttaagcagctccatgaaacttggccctCTGTACTTAATAGCTGTATTTATTTGCTTTTAATTCTCCAGGAAACAAACATTCATCAAACTACACCTTGACTTCAAGTAAGCACAATATTGGAAGCCGAACTCAGACGAGCAGCATTTCACTGACAGGCAAAGGAACTGTAGGCTCACCTCTAAGCATCATCAAGAGTTCATCTCGAGCTAGCTGTAAGTCTTCCTTTGTCATGATGACTACCTCTGAAACTTTCAAttactttaaatttaaaacTGTTGGGCTAAAACACAAAGTACAGTCAGTCATCAATATAATGATCACTTGTAAATAGAGAATACATTCTGTTGGGCTAAAACACAAAGTACAGTCAGTCATCAATATAATAATCACTTGTAAATAGAGAATACATTCTGTTGGGCTAAAACACAAAGTACAGTCAGTCATCAATATAATAATCACTTGTAAATAGAGAatacattctgaagtcccaaatcttatttctgctttgtgtgtctttgttttactgtcctcttataacaacattcctgttataaagaggtaattCGGCCAGTCTCACTGCTCTTGTTACAAAGAAGCAACTGTATTTATTTTTGCTCAATTAGGGTATATAGCGAACAAGAATAAAATATGACTGCATGAAATAACCACCTAATTGAACCTAACTCTCATTAAACTGATTGTCTTTGTTGTGCAGCTACACCAACTATCAACATGCAGCCTTCTAGTGTTATATCCCGAACTCCTTCTACGATGCAGACAGTCATTAAGACTGAGCAGACATCTTCCTCTGTTGGTGGATCTTTCATTGCGCTCAAGAGGAAAAGAGAAGAGGATGACTGAAGGGTTGGATCCTTCATCCTTCTAATTGTCTTGGCAGCTCCATCGACTATCGTTATATCCCGTACTCCTTCTACGATGCAGACAATCATTAAGACAGAGCAGACATCTTCTTCTGCTGGTGGATCTTTCATTGCACTCAAGAGGAAAAGAGAAGAGGACGACTGAATCCTTCATCTTGTCTCATTGATCAACACCGTTAAAAACGGGGAACGATCAGACCGAACATGTTTTGTGCAGACTGAATGATATTGAGCAGCAAATGAGGACTTCTAAGTACCAACTCATACATTTTGTGGTATACAAAGGATATCGCTAACTGCCGGACAAACGTTGATTTGTGGAGCTATTATTTGCATTGTTATTCAGTCTGAACTCATAAAACACATGACCAAGTAAAGACCCTATTCAGACTAGTAAATCTAATCCAGACAATTTCATTTATTGCGGTCgacttctttattttatttgaacacTTGGCTGACTAAACACCTATTACATCAAGGTGGCAGCATTCAGGCATTTAAAAACGGGAAAGTAGACTTTTAGAATAGCACATgcagatgaaacaaaaaacatagtACTACTAGTTATCACCGAGTGAGTGAGTGAAATACgggaaaatatagcgcttctgcgtcccatatccacaAGTGCCCtgtgtgataacaaatttatcttcaagcaaacttgatgCATATTTTGCGTATTGCTTTTAATAGTGCAATGCGCAGAGTTGGAGTACGTAGGGTGGGATGTGGGTCATGTGGTATCAGTATATATCACACCTCTTGTTGCTATGGTTCAACCAATCTGAAACTAATTTGCTTGAAGGTAAATATATATGTAGTAAACAAGTATATGATTAGCTATTTATTTACTTTAACCATCTACTTTTACTTTAAACATTAGTCTTGTATAGTATTTATGTTTAACCTTGTCAtacatgataaaggtctactgCATAAATGACAAGAAGccaacttaaaaacaaaactattacaGTCCACTGTTAT
Proteins encoded in this window:
- the LOC117298894 gene encoding transcription initiation factor TFIID subunit 9-like; amino-acid sequence: MAAAQTTKAVPTDAEVMMAILKDMGVSDYEPRLVNQMLEFTYRYMTDVLEDAQAYTGHAGRTEIDVDDVKLAIKSRLDHSFTTPPPREFLMEIARQKNNNPLPAIKPHNGPRLPPDRYCLSASNYRLRPLHKRATLTMPSRLSLSSGNKHSSNYTLTSSKHNIGSRTQTSSISLTGKGTVGSPLSIIKSSSRASSTPTINMQPSSVISRTPSTMQTVIKTEQTSSSVGGSFIALKRKREEDD